The nucleotide window TATGATGATAGTGCAATTTACGATGTTGTTGGTCCCATGGTGGTTTCGTGGCGCATTTTAATTTAACCAGCTAGGATTAATGTAGGCGTCCCCCAAGTTGCAGGGCAGCAGAAACCGCCCATCTCCTCCGGGACCTGGAGATCATTAATCAAAAGCCGGCACTCAGATCTCTGTCTATTGGACTTGTTTACAGTATCGTCAATGGTGCATTGATATGGACGAAGGAAAAATGCCGGAAGGAATCGAACGTCTAGTGGAGGAGGTTCGCCGAGAGCGTGATCTGCAGATACAAATGAATCAACTGAATGCTGCTTCTCATACTCCCCGGCCACCTACGCGTTCCGACGAAACCGATATGATCGAATCTCCATCCTAAAGCACCCACACCATTTTCGTCCATTCAATTTCAAGACGACTATAACACCTTTCTAGACGATTGACAATACCTGTTCTCCTCATTATCTTGTACAATACCCTACATAACGGTGCAATGGCATATTACACGGACCTTCGTTAATGTGCGATttattataatattttttttttattttttttttttaggaatGGAATTTTTTTCGAAGAGATTGTATGATTTTAATAGATTATTTTTGAAGTTCGAACATTCAATATTTCAAAGAGACTCAATACCATGAATATTAGGTAAACAGTTTCATTCAATCATGTTCGGTATCACTACAACTTGGGAAATGACTAAAGGTTGGGATGGCTTTTGGCATGGACTGTACAATTATTGGCTAACtactaaactttttttttaaagaaaaataagagcCCAACATCTGAAATCTCCAGGGTTGTATCAATCCAACTTCTTTTAATAAAATATGCTAAAAATCCAAATGTTAACTAATATTGCCTACCGGTTAGTTAATGAGGGGGTTTCGTCAACAAATTTCTCAGCATTTCATAAGAAGCGTTGATGATACCCCAGCTGATGAGAGCTCGTGTGTAATTTATGTGGACGCCAAAAAACATCTTGCGCAGAGAGCGTTCCCTCTCCTCGTAGACAATCCGGCTCGCTTTCCATAAACTATTGAACGGCCCTCCCACTGTGCATTGCATGTGCGACTTGACGACGTTCACCGGATAAAACACGGTGCTAATGAATGCTCCGACCtgcaaaacatgaaaaactGAGCTAAATTTGGAATTGTAAAAGCCAAAAGCACtttaaaaaaagttattaCCATAGCCCCACAGCAAAAATCTGATAATAACTTCCCTGTCCAATGATCTTGACTCGGCATACGATGGCTTATCTCTTCTCTGAGCGTAAAGAAAAGAGCATTGCTGACACTGTTTCGAAGCAATATGGGTGTCAGTCCTCGATAATATTCTCTGAACCCGTACTGACGGAGTTCAGCAAAGGCATGTGCAGTGTTCCTGAACCTCTGGTTGAAGTGGT belongs to Daphnia magna isolate NIES linkage group LG1, ASM2063170v1.1, whole genome shotgun sequence and includes:
- the LOC116924333 gene encoding mitochondrial nicotinamide adenine dinucleotide transporter SLC25A51, producing the protein MASSRNEHRKEHFLDAYKIPHPEWREFVCGWGAAFINITVTFPINKVMFRQMLYGMHTKNAYIQLKAEGFHFLYRGILPPLCQKTISVSIMFGMYNHYQQVLNSMVPQWNTHLKNSTAAAAAGLTEAVLAPFERVQMLLQDNHFNQRFRNTAHAFAELRQYGFREYYRGLTPILLRNSVSNALFFTLREEISHRMPSQDHWTGKLLSDFCCGAMVGAFISTVFYPVNVVKSHMQCTVGGPFNSLWKASRIVYEERERSLRKMFFGVHINYTRALISWGIINASYEMLRNLLTKPPH